The Desulfuromonas versatilis genome has a segment encoding these proteins:
- a CDS encoding RES family NAD+ phosphorylase — MKGLYGKTRDLDGDLYRNIVSLRQPEDLFDDLSGGDPELSALACEAEMRIRGEIPTGIIHRGLHYTTAIGYPFETEPFMASRYGDGTYGLWYGALELETSIYETVYHTVLDIAGIEGVDEPVYRERAVYLVHCRALLIDLSAKRKEFPLLVADEYAFTQEIGRRIHREGHPGLLAPSARCAGTSAVIFNEAVLHSPRPHCFLGYRFDPGRMEVAVEREPGQVLQVIDARPWAR; from the coding sequence ATGAAGGGGCTATATGGGAAAACCCGCGATCTCGACGGGGATCTGTACCGCAACATCGTCTCGCTGCGCCAACCCGAGGATCTGTTCGACGACCTGAGCGGCGGCGATCCGGAGCTCTCGGCGCTGGCCTGCGAAGCCGAGATGCGCATTCGCGGCGAAATTCCCACGGGCATCATCCACCGCGGCTTACACTACACCACCGCCATCGGCTATCCCTTCGAGACCGAACCGTTCATGGCCAGCCGCTACGGCGACGGAACCTACGGCCTCTGGTACGGGGCGCTCGAGCTGGAAACCAGCATCTACGAGACCGTCTACCACACGGTGCTCGACATCGCCGGCATTGAAGGGGTCGACGAGCCGGTCTACCGCGAGCGGGCCGTTTACCTGGTGCACTGCCGGGCACTGCTCATCGATCTCTCGGCAAAGCGCAAGGAATTCCCCCTGCTGGTCGCCGACGAATACGCCTTCACCCAGGAGATCGGCCGGCGCATCCACCGCGAGGGGCACCCCGGCCTGCTCGCCCCCTCGGCCCGCTGCGCGGGGACCAGCGCCGTCATCTTCAACGAGGCGGTGCTGCACAGCCCCCGTCCGCACTGCTTTCTCGGCTACCGCTTCGACCCCGGGCGGATGGAGGTTGCGGTGGAGCGCGAGCCGGGGCAGGTGCTGCAGGTCATCGACGCCCGGCCGTGGGCACGGTGA
- a CDS encoding phosphotransacetylase family protein, which translates to MARKIFIAATGQNSGKTTVSLSLMHLAQKKYKKVGFMKPLGPKPAVLNGVDVDKDAALMAQVFKLTRDLRYMSPVVVHPHTTRQVLDGQLDPGEMRQRIVHACAELEKRCELIIIEGSGHPGVGSVLRLSNAHIARMLDAPVLMVTGGGIGNVIDSVYANLAIFEKQGAEVRAILPNKLIPEKRDITLDYLRRAFAGEPFPVLGGFNYQPVLANPTLGRIGRILDLPLNGNKREAKRIVHHVQIGAASTQRVAELLKEATGLIVTSSRDELLVTLANMYQIPEYREKIVGLIIPGILPVSKITQQILDRSNIPYLRAQKHTTAELYKLITEDVSKLTAEDTEKLDLVRSLAEFRFDFDTLDELFAPRPG; encoded by the coding sequence ATGGCCCGCAAGATCTTCATCGCCGCCACCGGTCAGAACAGCGGTAAAACCACCGTCAGCCTGTCGCTGATGCACCTGGCGCAGAAAAAATACAAAAAGGTCGGCTTCATGAAGCCGCTGGGGCCCAAGCCGGCGGTGCTCAACGGCGTCGACGTCGACAAGGATGCGGCGCTGATGGCCCAGGTCTTCAAGCTGACCCGCGATCTGCGTTACATGTCGCCGGTGGTGGTCCACCCCCATACCACCCGCCAGGTACTCGACGGCCAGCTCGACCCGGGCGAAATGCGCCAGCGGATCGTTCACGCCTGCGCGGAACTGGAGAAGCGCTGCGAACTCATCATCATCGAGGGGTCGGGGCACCCCGGGGTCGGCTCGGTGCTCAGGCTCTCCAACGCCCATATCGCCAGGATGCTCGATGCCCCGGTGCTGATGGTGACCGGCGGCGGCATCGGCAACGTCATCGATTCGGTCTACGCCAACCTGGCCATCTTCGAGAAGCAGGGCGCCGAGGTGCGGGCGATTCTGCCCAACAAGCTGATCCCGGAAAAGCGTGACATCACCCTCGACTACCTGCGCCGGGCCTTCGCCGGCGAACCCTTTCCGGTGCTGGGCGGCTTCAACTACCAGCCGGTGCTGGCCAACCCGACCCTGGGGCGCATCGGCCGGATTCTCGACCTGCCGCTCAACGGCAACAAACGCGAAGCCAAGCGCATCGTCCACCACGTGCAGATCGGCGCCGCCTCCACCCAGCGAGTGGCCGAGTTGCTCAAGGAGGCGACGGGGCTGATCGTCACCAGCAGCCGGGACGAGCTGCTGGTGACCCTGGCCAACATGTACCAGATCCCCGAATACCGCGAAAAGATCGTCGGCCTGATCATCCCCGGCATCCTGCCGGTGAGCAAGATCACCCAGCAGATCCTCGACCGCAGCAACATCCCCTACCTGAGGGCCCAGAAACACACCACCGCCGAGCTTTACAAGCTCATCACCGAGGACGTCTCCAAGCTCACCGCCGAGGACACCGAAAAGCTCGACCTGGTCCGCTCGCTGGCTGAGTTCCGCTTCGATTTCGACACCCTGGACGAACTGTTCGCGCCCCGCCCCGGCTGA
- the asd gene encoding aspartate-semialdehyde dehydrogenase — translation MKVGIVGWRGMVGSVLMQRMQEENDFQGIEPVFFSTSQAGQPAPMGAGTLKKAEDIAELKKLDVIITCQGGDYTKAVHPELRKAGWQGYWIDAASTLRMADDAVIILDPVNRQVIDKALAGGVKDYIGGNCTVSLMLMGLGGLFRAGLVEWVSSMTYQAASGAGAPNMRELLSQMGVLHGSVASLLQDPGSAILDIDRKVTEQLRGNELPKKEFGFPLAGNLLPWIDREVEDGQSREEWKGYAETNKILGAEKPIPVDGLCVRVGAMRCHSQAITIKLNKNVPIGELEDLISNDNQWVELVPNTKADSLARLTPAAVSGTLSVPVGRLRKMKMGPQYLSAFTCGDQLLWGAAEPLRRMLRILRERK, via the coding sequence ATGAAAGTCGGGATTGTCGGTTGGCGCGGCATGGTCGGGTCGGTCCTGATGCAACGCATGCAGGAAGAGAACGATTTCCAGGGGATCGAGCCGGTCTTCTTCTCCACCTCGCAGGCCGGGCAGCCTGCGCCGATGGGCGCGGGGACCCTGAAAAAGGCCGAAGACATCGCCGAGCTGAAGAAGCTCGACGTGATCATCACCTGCCAGGGGGGGGATTACACCAAGGCCGTTCACCCCGAGCTGCGCAAGGCCGGCTGGCAGGGGTACTGGATCGACGCCGCCTCCACCCTGCGCATGGCCGATGACGCCGTCATCATCCTCGACCCGGTCAACCGCCAGGTCATCGACAAGGCCCTGGCCGGTGGGGTCAAGGACTATATCGGCGGCAACTGCACCGTCAGCCTGATGCTGATGGGTCTCGGCGGGCTGTTCCGCGCCGGGCTGGTGGAATGGGTCAGCTCCATGACCTACCAGGCCGCTTCGGGCGCCGGTGCCCCCAACATGCGCGAGCTGCTCAGCCAGATGGGCGTGCTGCACGGCTCGGTGGCGTCGCTGCTCCAGGATCCGGGGTCGGCGATCCTCGATATCGACCGCAAGGTCACCGAGCAGCTGCGCGGCAACGAGCTGCCGAAAAAAGAGTTCGGCTTCCCCCTGGCCGGCAACCTTCTGCCCTGGATCGACCGCGAGGTCGAGGATGGCCAGAGCCGCGAGGAATGGAAAGGCTACGCCGAGACCAACAAGATCCTCGGCGCCGAAAAGCCGATCCCCGTCGACGGGCTCTGCGTGCGCGTGGGCGCCATGCGTTGCCACAGCCAGGCGATCACCATCAAGCTGAACAAGAACGTGCCTATTGGCGAGCTCGAGGACCTGATCAGCAACGACAACCAGTGGGTCGAACTGGTCCCCAACACCAAGGCCGACAGCCTGGCCCGGCTGACCCCCGCCGCGGTCTCGGGCACCCTCAGCGTACCGGTGGGGCGGCTGCGCAAGATGAAGATGGGCCCCCAGTACCTCTCGGCCTTCACCTGCGGCGACCAGCTGCTGTGGGGCGCCGCCGAGCCGCTGCGGCGCATGCTGCGCATCCTGCGCGAACGCAAGTAA
- a CDS encoding acyl-CoA dehydrogenase family protein: MKEDLRDTGSDARRAMDLAETAREAQGQKPSFLGELFMGRLHNELLFPWPEQEPADKAAGDALLQKLRAFLRERVDADRIDREKNVPAEVIEGLSQLGLFGIKIPGRYGGLGLSQRNYHRILHLVASHCGSTALLLSVHQSIGVAQPLLMFGSEQQKGRYLPRLAAGALSAFALTEPGVGSDPSQMTTTATLSEDGSAWLLNGRKLWTTNGPIAELLIVTARSNDPAAARPEISAFIVAGNSPGLKVEHRCDFMGLKGIQNGLIAFNDVRVPREDLLGGIGEGLRLALRTLNVGRLSIPAFCSAVMKHGLAICRNWGNQRRQWGAPIGQHEAVAAKIARIAADTYAVDSLAWLAASYQDGGGMDLRLEAAADKLFCSEAMWRALDATLQVRGGRGYETADSLRARGEQPMPVERMLRDARLYLIGEGTSEILRLFIAREALDPHLEATGITPLSNRLDLQKALRFYPRWYAGLLWPGHAYPEGLAIPALLKGHLRYLHHAARRLGRDLFHMMLRHGSGLQKRQLVLGRIVDTGVELFAMGAALSRALSPQAPPGAAELADNFCRQARRRIAGYRRALYLNQDRRNYALARSVLAGDLAWLEENILCTWQDEPAAGGGAERR; this comes from the coding sequence ATGAAAGAGGACTTGCGCGATACGGGCAGCGACGCCAGGCGCGCCATGGACCTGGCCGAGACGGCGCGGGAGGCCCAAGGACAAAAGCCGAGCTTTCTCGGTGAGCTATTCATGGGGCGGCTGCACAACGAGTTGCTGTTTCCCTGGCCCGAGCAGGAGCCGGCGGATAAGGCCGCCGGCGACGCGCTGCTTCAGAAGCTGCGCGCCTTTTTGCGGGAGCGGGTCGATGCCGACCGCATCGACCGGGAAAAGAACGTCCCCGCCGAGGTGATCGAGGGGCTCAGCCAGCTCGGCCTGTTCGGCATCAAGATCCCCGGGCGCTACGGCGGGCTGGGGTTGAGCCAGCGCAATTACCACCGCATTCTGCACCTGGTGGCCAGCCACTGCGGGTCCACGGCCCTGCTGCTGTCGGTCCACCAGAGCATCGGCGTGGCGCAGCCGCTGCTGATGTTCGGCAGCGAGCAGCAGAAGGGGCGCTACCTGCCCCGGCTCGCCGCCGGCGCACTCAGCGCCTTCGCCCTGACCGAGCCGGGGGTCGGCTCCGACCCCTCGCAGATGACCACCACCGCCACCCTCAGCGAGGACGGCTCGGCCTGGCTGCTCAACGGCCGCAAGCTCTGGACCACCAACGGCCCCATCGCCGAACTGCTGATCGTCACCGCGCGCAGCAACGACCCGGCCGCCGCGCGCCCCGAGATCAGCGCCTTCATCGTCGCGGGCAACTCGCCAGGCCTCAAGGTCGAGCACCGCTGCGATTTCATGGGGCTCAAGGGGATCCAGAACGGGCTGATTGCCTTCAACGACGTTCGGGTGCCCAGGGAGGATCTCCTGGGCGGCATCGGTGAAGGGCTGCGCCTGGCGTTGCGCACCCTGAACGTCGGCCGGCTGTCGATTCCCGCCTTTTGCAGCGCGGTGATGAAGCACGGTCTGGCCATCTGCCGCAACTGGGGCAACCAGCGGCGCCAGTGGGGGGCCCCTATCGGCCAGCACGAGGCCGTGGCAGCCAAGATCGCCCGCATCGCCGCCGACACCTATGCCGTCGACAGCCTGGCCTGGCTGGCGGCCTCCTACCAGGACGGCGGGGGGATGGACCTGCGCCTGGAGGCGGCGGCCGACAAGCTCTTCTGCAGCGAGGCGATGTGGCGGGCTCTGGATGCCACCCTGCAGGTGCGCGGCGGACGCGGCTACGAAACCGCCGACAGCCTGCGCGCCCGAGGCGAACAGCCGATGCCGGTGGAGCGGATGCTGCGCGACGCCCGCCTCTATCTGATCGGCGAGGGGACCAGCGAGATTTTGCGCCTGTTCATCGCCCGCGAAGCCCTCGACCCCCACCTCGAGGCGACCGGGATCACCCCCCTGAGCAACCGGCTCGATCTGCAAAAAGCGCTGCGTTTCTACCCGCGCTGGTACGCCGGGCTGCTCTGGCCCGGCCACGCCTATCCCGAAGGGCTCGCCATCCCCGCTTTGCTCAAGGGGCACCTGCGCTACCTGCACCACGCGGCCCGGCGGCTGGGTCGCGACCTGTTTCACATGATGCTGCGCCACGGCAGCGGGCTGCAGAAACGGCAGCTGGTGCTGGGACGCATCGTCGATACCGGCGTGGAGCTGTTTGCCATGGGGGCCGCCCTGTCGCGGGCGCTCAGCCCCCAGGCCCCGCCGGGGGCCGCGGAACTGGCCGACAACTTCTGCCGCCAGGCGCGGCGGCGCATCGCCGGCTATCGCCGGGCGCTCTATCTCAACCAGGACCGCCGCAATTACGCCCTGGCCCGCTCGGTGCTGGCCGGAGATTTGGCCTGGCTCGAGGAGAACATCCTTTGCACCTGGCAGGATGAGCCTGCCGCAGGCGGGGGCGCGGAGCGGCGCTGA
- a CDS encoding SDR family NAD(P)-dependent oxidoreductase encodes MNLKLEDKLAIVTGSTDGIGKAIAARLAAEGAQVVINGRNREKAERVAADLGHPGRVHAVAADLSGAEGVRGLFAAARKIAPIDILVNNFGIFEPKPFELISDEDWLRFFNLNVLSAVRCSREAMGGMRERGWGRILFISSESGINIPVEMVHYGMTKTALLAVSRGLAKTLAGTGVTVNALLPGPTWTEGVAEFVGRLAQERGIAVEQMKEDFFRSARPGSLIRRFAAPEEVANHAAYLCSPLADATTGAAHRVDGGLVDSCC; translated from the coding sequence ATGAACCTGAAACTCGAGGATAAACTGGCGATCGTCACCGGCTCCACCGACGGGATCGGCAAGGCCATCGCCGCCCGCCTGGCGGCCGAAGGGGCCCAGGTGGTGATCAACGGACGCAACCGGGAGAAGGCCGAACGGGTCGCCGCCGACCTGGGGCACCCGGGCAGGGTGCATGCGGTGGCCGCCGACCTCTCCGGCGCCGAAGGGGTACGGGGGCTGTTCGCGGCGGCCCGCAAGATCGCCCCCATCGACATCCTGGTCAACAATTTCGGGATTTTCGAGCCCAAACCCTTCGAACTGATCAGCGACGAGGACTGGCTGCGATTTTTCAACCTCAACGTGCTTTCCGCGGTCCGCTGCTCGCGCGAGGCCATGGGCGGGATGCGCGAGCGGGGCTGGGGGCGCATCCTGTTCATCTCCAGCGAGTCGGGGATCAACATCCCGGTGGAGATGGTCCATTACGGCATGACCAAGACCGCCCTGCTCGCGGTCAGCCGCGGCCTGGCGAAGACCCTGGCCGGGACCGGGGTGACGGTGAACGCCCTGTTGCCCGGGCCGACCTGGACCGAAGGGGTGGCCGAATTCGTCGGGCGCCTGGCCCAGGAGCGGGGCATTGCCGTGGAGCAGATGAAAGAGGATTTTTTCCGCAGTGCCCGGCCCGGTTCGTTGATCAGGCGCTTTGCCGCCCCCGAGGAAGTGGCCAACCATGCGGCCTACCTCTGCTCGCCGCTGGCTGACGCGACCACCGGCGCCGCTCACCGGGTCGACGGGGGGCTGGTCGACAGCTGCTGCTGA
- a CDS encoding PaaI family thioesterase — protein sequence MEAATSKCSSAETCPPVDLSGDAGWVAFDAPSLVGASLRFVSGEPDGNRYRVRYYRDPDQQLRARIWFGPETEGPPGHAHGGAMAAVLDEVLGLAAWAAGYPIVVGNLNVSFRNLLPLEQVVTIESEVISTEGRKVMVHGRICSGETVFAEAECLCITIRGK from the coding sequence GTGGAAGCAGCAACCAGCAAGTGCAGTTCCGCCGAGACCTGCCCGCCCGTCGACCTGAGCGGGGACGCCGGGTGGGTCGCCTTCGATGCCCCTTCCCTGGTGGGTGCGTCGCTGCGGTTCGTCTCCGGCGAACCCGACGGGAACCGTTATCGGGTCCGCTATTACCGCGACCCTGACCAGCAGTTGCGGGCGCGCATCTGGTTCGGCCCCGAGACCGAGGGGCCGCCCGGCCATGCCCACGGCGGCGCCATGGCCGCGGTCCTCGACGAGGTGCTCGGCCTGGCCGCCTGGGCGGCGGGCTACCCGATCGTGGTGGGCAACCTCAACGTGAGCTTCCGCAACCTGCTGCCGCTGGAGCAGGTGGTGACCATCGAGAGCGAAGTAATCTCGACCGAGGGCCGCAAGGTGATGGTGCACGGGCGGATCTGTTCCGGCGAGACGGTATTCGCCGAAGCCGAGTGCCTGTGCATCACCATCCGCGGGAAGTGA
- a CDS encoding R3H domain-containing nucleic acid-binding protein, translated as MKNIRPQLPTFSEDIRLLVATLPEPLQAALLRLDLDNLLEVVMDLGRPPEARFAGEVVRLAEQPVDHEDLAHVTDLVGEFGSDNRAGIERTLHRISAIRNRKGQIIGLTLRVGRAVLGGIELLRDLIETGQSLLILGRPGVGKTTKLREMARVLADDLHRRVVIVDTSNEIAGDGDIPHPGIGGARRMQVPQVERQHAVMIEAVENHMPEVIIVDEIGTEAEAGAARTIAERGVQLIGTAHGNTLENLIKNPTLCDLVGGVQVVTLGDEEARRRRSTKTVSERRAPPTFDIVVEMIDRDEVLVHPDTAAAVDQLLRGVAPRGERREQAANGQIHVEVREAAPEMLPDTEEERSGYRGPARIYPYALSRELLERVIRSLDLNARTVGGPEQADLILALRSRSDDLRLRRVVEKTGAALHFIKRNTANEMRRLLERAFHVLEGIEGDELHEMVAETEAGIRRALAEGVEVKLAPRRPALRKMQHRLIAGRGLLAESSGKEPKRHLVIRPGGGE; from the coding sequence ATGAAAAACATACGTCCCCAGCTTCCCACCTTCAGCGAAGACATCCGGCTGCTGGTCGCCACCCTGCCCGAGCCGCTGCAGGCCGCCCTGCTGCGGCTCGATCTCGACAATCTGCTCGAGGTGGTGATGGATCTCGGCCGGCCCCCCGAGGCGCGTTTCGCCGGGGAGGTGGTGCGGCTCGCCGAGCAGCCGGTCGACCACGAGGACCTGGCCCACGTGACCGACCTGGTGGGGGAATTCGGCAGCGACAACCGCGCCGGTATCGAGCGCACCCTGCACCGCATCTCGGCGATCCGCAACCGCAAGGGGCAGATCATCGGCCTGACCCTGCGCGTGGGGCGGGCGGTGCTCGGCGGCATCGAACTGCTGCGCGACCTGATCGAAACCGGGCAGAGCCTGCTGATCCTGGGGCGGCCGGGGGTGGGCAAGACCACCAAGCTGCGGGAGATGGCCCGGGTGCTCGCCGACGATCTGCACCGTCGCGTGGTCATCGTCGACACCTCCAACGAAATCGCCGGCGACGGCGACATCCCCCACCCCGGCATCGGCGGCGCCCGGCGCATGCAGGTCCCCCAGGTAGAGCGCCAGCACGCGGTGATGATCGAGGCGGTGGAGAATCACATGCCCGAGGTAATCATCGTCGACGAGATCGGCACCGAGGCCGAGGCGGGCGCGGCCCGCACCATCGCCGAGCGCGGCGTGCAGTTGATCGGCACCGCCCACGGCAACACCCTGGAGAACCTGATCAAGAACCCCACCCTCTGCGACCTGGTGGGGGGCGTGCAGGTGGTGACCCTCGGCGACGAGGAGGCCCGCCGGCGGCGCAGCACCAAGACGGTGAGCGAGCGCCGCGCTCCGCCGACCTTCGACATCGTGGTGGAGATGATCGATCGCGACGAGGTGCTGGTGCACCCCGACACCGCGGCGGCGGTGGACCAGCTGCTGCGCGGCGTCGCGCCGCGCGGCGAACGCCGGGAGCAGGCCGCCAACGGCCAGATCCACGTGGAGGTGCGCGAAGCCGCCCCCGAGATGCTGCCCGACACCGAAGAAGAACGGTCCGGCTACCGGGGTCCGGCACGCATCTACCCCTACGCCCTCTCCCGCGAACTGCTCGAAAGGGTGATCCGCAGCCTCGACCTCAACGCCCGCACCGTGGGCGGACCGGAGCAGGCCGACTTGATCCTGGCGCTGCGCTCGCGCAGCGACGACCTGCGCCTGCGGCGGGTGGTGGAGAAGACCGGCGCCGCGCTGCACTTCATCAAGCGCAACACGGCCAACGAGATGCGCCGCCTGCTGGAGCGTGCCTTTCACGTTTTGGAAGGGATCGAGGGGGACGAGCTGCACGAAATGGTGGCCGAAACCGAGGCCGGCATCCGGCGCGCCCTCGCCGAGGGGGTGGAGGTCAAACTGGCGCCGCGCCGGCCGGCCCTGCGCAAGATGCAGCACCGGCTCATCGCCGGCCGCGGCCTGCTCGCCGAGAGCAGCGGCAAGGAGCCCAAACGCCACCTGGTCATCCGTCCGGGCGGCGGGGAGTAA
- a CDS encoding DNA integrity scanning protein DisA nucleotide-binding domain protein yields MDVTKKILRNALGMARALKARAILVYADVFAGVAELAAFLEESAGQMVVVVTRERETYQRLKETSAQVILVPAVRLTRLGQIKIAVLLGLSRSIFEQGDRLICLTGISADQAVDTMVFLEVGEEYEIFSMGEHDGEGAQVNPLVFERVLDIAVALGSQGREGKPVGTIFVLGDTENVLTHSTPLVLNPFHGHSEEKRNVLDPALTETVKEFSAIDGAFVIRGDGLIEAAGVYLKPSEFGEQLPWGLGTRHKSAAGITATTSAVAVAVSASTGTVTVFRNGKILIEVERLKPIGSISTGKGEA; encoded by the coding sequence ATGGACGTCACCAAGAAGATTCTCCGCAATGCACTGGGCATGGCCCGCGCCCTGAAAGCTCGGGCGATCCTGGTATATGCCGACGTGTTTGCCGGCGTGGCCGAGTTGGCGGCCTTTTTGGAAGAGAGTGCCGGTCAGATGGTGGTGGTTGTCACTCGGGAGCGCGAGACCTACCAGCGGCTCAAGGAAACCTCGGCCCAGGTCATCCTGGTTCCGGCGGTGCGCCTGACCCGACTGGGGCAGATCAAAATCGCGGTGCTGCTGGGGTTATCCCGCTCCATCTTCGAGCAGGGTGATCGCCTGATCTGCCTGACCGGGATATCTGCGGACCAGGCCGTGGACACCATGGTCTTTCTCGAAGTCGGCGAGGAATACGAAATATTTTCCATGGGCGAACACGATGGCGAGGGGGCCCAGGTCAATCCCCTGGTCTTCGAACGGGTCCTGGATATCGCTGTGGCCCTCGGCTCCCAGGGGCGCGAGGGAAAGCCGGTGGGGACGATCTTCGTTCTTGGCGACACGGAAAATGTCCTGACCCACAGCACCCCTCTGGTCCTCAACCCCTTTCATGGTCACTCCGAAGAAAAGCGCAACGTCCTCGATCCGGCGCTGACCGAGACGGTCAAGGAATTTTCCGCCATTGACGGCGCCTTCGTTATCCGCGGCGACGGGTTGATCGAGGCGGCGGGAGTTTACCTGAAGCCGTCCGAGTTTGGGGAACAACTGCCATGGGGGCTGGGCACCCGGCACAAATCGGCCGCTGGCATCACCGCCACCACCTCGGCGGTCGCGGTCGCCGTCAGTGCATCCACTGGGACGGTAACGGTCTTTCGCAACGGGAAGATCCTGATCGAGGTGGAACGTCTCAAGCCCATCGGCTCGATCAGTACCGGCAAGGGAGAAGCTTAG
- a CDS encoding SLC13 family permease: MEIVLVLTILAVAVILFATEWIRMDLVSLLVLLAVGLTGLVSVEEAFSGFSNPAVITVAAMFVISAGIASTGATGKLGEKLLQVAGASETRLIIVIMLTVACFSAFINNIGSTAVLMPLVISMGRKAHIPPSKLLIPLAFGSLMGGVCTLIGTPPNILMNALMEQYSGESFSMFDFTPVGVAILIAGTLYMAFIGRHLLPTRKAGTLTEAYQVKEYITEVEILEGSPLDGKAISASGLESDFNLKVRAILREKEKIPAPRRNRKLRVGDILFLEGNPEGILRVRKKKGLQVVPERDNPTDIESQEEIVVVEASLTQQSELVGKTLRQVRFADSHGLTVLALWRAGAPVVKKVDHVMLRVGDVLLLQGREEKVLYLGRQRGFLLLGGVPSVSYYPRRAPIALLTLVGVIVLAALGILPIMLSATLGAAVMVLTRCLTLTEAYESIDWSIIMLIAGTLPLGLAMENSGAARFLADQIITGVGPYGPWMVLGAVFLITFALTEVMSHAAAAVLVAPIAFNTAVDLAASPKPFFMAVAIAASSCFMTPISHQSNALVMGPGGYRFFDYTKVGTALNFGIWILATALIPLVFPF, from the coding sequence ATGGAAATCGTACTGGTTCTGACCATCCTGGCGGTCGCTGTCATACTGTTCGCCACCGAATGGATCCGCATGGACCTGGTCAGCCTGCTGGTGCTGCTGGCGGTCGGCTTGACCGGCCTGGTCTCGGTGGAAGAGGCCTTTTCCGGCTTCAGCAACCCGGCGGTGATCACCGTGGCGGCCATGTTCGTGATCAGCGCCGGCATCGCCAGCACCGGCGCCACCGGCAAACTGGGCGAAAAGCTTCTGCAGGTGGCGGGGGCCAGCGAAACCCGCCTGATCATCGTCATCATGCTCACCGTCGCCTGCTTTTCGGCCTTCATCAACAATATCGGCTCCACCGCCGTGCTCATGCCCCTGGTGATCTCCATGGGCCGCAAGGCGCACATTCCCCCCTCCAAGCTGCTCATTCCCCTGGCCTTCGGCTCGTTGATGGGCGGGGTCTGCACTCTCATCGGCACCCCGCCGAACATCCTGATGAACGCCCTGATGGAGCAGTACAGCGGGGAGAGCTTCTCCATGTTCGACTTCACTCCGGTCGGGGTGGCGATCCTGATCGCCGGCACCCTTTATATGGCCTTCATCGGCCGGCACCTGCTGCCGACCCGCAAGGCGGGGACCCTGACCGAAGCCTACCAGGTCAAGGAGTACATCACCGAGGTGGAGATCCTGGAGGGCTCCCCTTTGGATGGCAAGGCGATCTCCGCCAGCGGGTTGGAGAGCGACTTCAATCTGAAAGTGCGGGCGATTTTACGGGAAAAGGAAAAGATCCCCGCGCCCCGCCGTAACCGCAAGCTGCGGGTCGGTGACATCCTGTTCCTGGAGGGCAACCCCGAAGGCATTCTGAGAGTCCGCAAGAAGAAGGGGCTGCAGGTGGTCCCCGAGCGGGACAACCCGACCGACATCGAGTCGCAGGAGGAGATTGTGGTGGTGGAGGCGAGCCTCACCCAGCAGAGCGAACTGGTGGGCAAGACCCTACGCCAGGTGCGCTTCGCCGACAGCCACGGGCTGACCGTGCTGGCCCTCTGGCGCGCGGGGGCGCCGGTGGTCAAAAAGGTCGACCATGTGATGCTGCGCGTCGGGGACGTGCTGCTGCTGCAGGGCCGCGAGGAAAAAGTCCTGTACCTGGGCAGGCAACGGGGATTTCTGCTGTTGGGCGGGGTGCCCAGCGTCTCCTACTATCCCCGCAGGGCCCCCATCGCCCTGCTCACCCTGGTCGGGGTGATCGTCCTGGCCGCTTTGGGGATTTTGCCCATCATGCTCTCCGCCACCCTGGGGGCGGCGGTCATGGTGCTCACCCGCTGCCTGACCCTTACCGAGGCCTACGAGAGCATCGACTGGTCGATCATCATGCTGATCGCCGGCACCCTGCCCCTCGGCCTGGCCATGGAGAACAGCGGCGCGGCCCGCTTTCTGGCCGACCAGATCATCACCGGCGTCGGCCCTTACGGCCCCTGGATGGTGCTCGGGGCGGTGTTCCTGATCACCTTCGCCCTGACCGAGGTCATGAGCCACGCCGCCGCCGCGGTGCTGGTTGCACCCATCGCCTTCAACACCGCCGTGGATCTGGCCGCAAGTCCAAAACCTTTCTTCATGGCAGTGGCCATTGCCGCCTCCTCCTGTTTCATGACCCCCATCAGTCACCAGTCCAACGCTCTGGTCATGGGCCCGGGCGGCTACCGGTTCTTCGACTACACCAAGGTCGGCACGGCACTCAATTTCGGCATCTGGATTCTGGCCACCGCCCTGATCCCCCTGGTCTTCCCCTTCTGA